One Natator depressus isolate rNatDep1 chromosome 5, rNatDep2.hap1, whole genome shotgun sequence DNA segment encodes these proteins:
- the GPR150 gene encoding LOW QUALITY PROTEIN: putative G-protein coupled receptor 150 (The sequence of the model RefSeq protein was modified relative to this genomic sequence to represent the inferred CDS: deleted 2 bases in 1 codon): MSPGSAFISSAILSLASQESLYPKEQSRAGRRSGTGPLRAWDRDCPAQDSSPPFAGALRGAMEDPFSLDRFSPKLNLSSALQPGWSLNLSSSPGDRRWPSLGRQVRVISAAAILLLGLLGNCLVLHRLCCCGCCGRGRRRRKMDFLIAHLALADLYGCGLALFSHLAAELLGAAWPAGDAACRLLKLLQGSGLLASSNVLVLIALERHHVVRRPADPPLPARALAALGWLLALLLALPQAFVFRLASRPGGSRCLSIFEQLPRWHGQAYGVYGAVTGFLAPVSLLCWAYGRILLALWAAQEEKPPAARGEGGSGRRRLGLPAARPLLLRLPAASCPMPRARVKTLQLTLVLIALFALCRLPRFVLELSMAFGPGGEAPAAAGLREARAALGIVAVTNSALNPYAYLLFQSHRPWARRLQRSLCSAGPGPTCCCPGPEREPRRRPNHRAPHRHRPKDGPPPGAQRAAFCTPAQPSGSDSRELEDTSACESGF, translated from the exons ATGTCGCCGGGAAGCGCATTCATCAGTAGCGCAATCCTTTCTCTTGCTTCCCAAGAAAGTTTGTATCCCAAAGAGCAGAGTCGAGCCGGGAGGCGTTCAGGGACCGGGCCGCTGAGAGCCTGGGAC CGGGACTGCCCTGCACAAGACTCCAGCCCCCCATTTGCTGGGGCTCTGCGGGGAGCCATGGAAGATCCTTTCAGCCTAGACAGATTTTCCCCGAAACTCAACCTCTCGAgtgccctgcagccaggctggagcctgaatctttcctcctcccccgGGGACCGGCGCTGGCCTTCCCTTGGCCGGCAGGTGCGTGTTATCTCCGCGGCCGCCAtcctgctgctggggctgctgggcaACTGCCTGGTGCTGCATCgcctctgctgctgtggctgctgcgGCCGGGGCCGGCGGCGGCGGAAGATGGATTTCCTCATCGCCCACCTGGCGCTGGCCGATCTCTACGGCTGCGGGCTGGCCCTGTTCTCGCATCTGGCGGCAGAGCTGCTGGGGGCCGCCTGGCCGGCGGGGGACGCCGCCTGCCGCCTGCTTAAGCTACTGCAGGGCTCCGGCCTCCTGGCCTCGTCCAACGTGCTGGTGCTCATCGCCTTGGAGCGGCACCACGTGGTGAGGCGGCCGGCGGACCCGCCGCTGCCCGCCCGGGCCCTGGCcgcgctgggctggctgctggccctgctgctcGCCCTGCCCCAGGCCTTCGTGTTCAGGCTCGCCTCCCGCCCCGGGGGCAGCCGCTGCCTCAGCATCTTCGAGCAGCTCCCGCGCTGGCACGGCCAGGCTTACGGCGTGTACGGGGCCGTCACCGGCTTCTTGGCGCCCGTCAGCCTGCTGTGCTGGGCCTACGGCCGCATCCTCCTCGCCCTCTGGGCCGCCCAGGAGGAGAAGCCGCCGGCGGCGCGGGGGGAAGGCGGCAGCGGCCGCCGCCGCCTGGGGCTGCCGGCCGCGCGGCCCCTGCTGCTCAGGCTGCCGGCCGCCAGCTGCCCCATGCCCCGGGCTCGGGTGAAGACGCTGCAGCTGACGCTGGTGCTGATCGCCCTGTTCGCGCTCTGCCGCCTGCCCCGCTTCGTGCTGGAGCTCAGCATGGCCTTCGGGCCCGGCGGGGAGGCCCCGGCCGCGGCCGGGCTGCGGGAGGCGCGGGCCGCGCTCGGCATCGTGGCGGTGACCAACAGCGCGCTGAACCCCTACGCCTATCTGCTCTTCCAGAGCCACCGGCCCTGGGCGCGCCGTTTGCAGAGGAGCCTCTGCAGTGCGGGGCCCGGCCCGACCTGCTGCTGCCCCGGCCCCGAGCGGGAGCCCCGCCGCCGGCCGAACCACCGCGCCCCGCACCGACACCGCCCGAAGGACGGGCCGCCCCCCGGAGCCCAGCGCGCCGCCTTCTGCACCCCAGCGCAGCCGTCGGGCTCAGACTCCCGGGAGCTTGAGGACACCTCCGCCTGCGAGAGCGGCTTCTAA